GTAAAGGAAGTGAGACAAATGGGGTTGTAAAGGATTCTGATAATTTAGTAGTTACAGGAGAGGATAGTATTGTAGGTGATAATAACAAAGACAGTAGTAATGACAAAATTGATGACATTCATAGACTTGAACATAGTGTCTCTGATTCAGAGGTGGTTCGGTTGCGAGATGAATCTGTTTCCTTATATGCAGACCGAATTGAGAGGGTAGAATCTGATGTTGAGCGAAGGTTTTATGAATTCAAGGATGAGCATTCCCCTTTGGAGGGTTCAGTTGAGTTGTCGGAATATGGATCTAATCGATATGAAAGTTTAGATGGTGAGGATTTTGTGGAAGCCCAATGTTCGGATTCAGAAGTGATCTTGGTGAGTGTGGATGGTCATGTACTGACAGCCCCCATCTCAGCATCAGAGCAGAATACAGAGAATGTGCAATTAAGCATACCCCAGTTTCATTTAGGCCCAGGTGAAGGGACAGAATTTTGTGAAGGCAATGAGGAGTTTGGTTCAGGTGAAGATGTCTGGGCTGCAGATTATATTAATAAGCTGAGTGCATCTACGGCCAATGTTGCATCTGATGATGTCTGCAGCATTAATAATGATGACAATGCTATTGGGCGCCAGCTGGAAGTTTGTGAAGGAGTAGGGGAGCATGTCTGTCAATCTCAAGAAGCTCCGGGCATTTCAGATCAGGAAGGAGAGATACTCGTGCAGAGTGATTCAGAAGAAGTGTCTGCTAATAACAAGAGGGAAGATGTGTTTAAGAGCTGTTTGGAGCTGTCAAAGTTGACCAAACAAGTTGCAAATGCTGATTTAAATGATGTAATTTCCTCATTGGATGTCTCAGAACAGAAATCTCAGGAGAGTTCTCCAGTAGCTGGTGAAGACAAAGACGAGGGCGTTGTAGAATCTAGAAAGGATTATGATTTATCTGCTTCCGGTAGTTCTAGTTCTCTGGGTAATGGGGCATCTCCAGGCTTACAGGTTGGAGTTGAATCAGTTGAGAAAAATGCATCAGGTGCACAACATATGGTGTCTGACAGCATATCTGTTCATTCTGTCACTAATGGTTCAGAATCCAAGGGCAAAAACTTTTCTACATCAGCAGCATTCGAAGGGATAGATAATAGTCCACTGAGAACTGTACTGGAAGATGAGTGCAGTAAAAGTGAGCTAGTGGAACCTCAAACGGAAGCTTCCAGTGAAGGGATACAAACTCACTCTAGCATAAGTAAGGAGTTCTTAGTGGCATTTGTTAAAATTATGGGCTTTCCTGTTGTCAATCTTAGAGagtatttattttcttccatccTTCTTACAATTTGCAGGGTTTGAGATCTCGCTCTGTAGGAATGAACTTCACCCTGGTATGGGCTTGGATGCTGCTGCTGAAGCTTTTGATGCACATCGGATATCTGAAGAGGAGTTTAAAAACTCTGCAGTATCGCTTATTAGAAATGAGAATCTAATCATCAGATTTAGAGAGAGCTACTTGCAGTGGGAAAAAGCTGCTCCTCTTGTTCTTGGAATGGCTGCATTTGGCTTAGAATTACCTGTTGAGCACAAAGATACAATTCCCGTGGGCACACCACAGCCCAGGGATGACGATTCCGGTAACCCTGCTTCCCCTGCTTCATCTGGACGCAGATGGCTCTGGCCATTTAGAAGAGTCAAAACACTTGATCATGCTAGCAGTAATGCATCAAGTGAGGAGGTCTTTGTTGATTCTGAATCTGGTAACTTACAAGCATTATCAATTATGACATCGCATGATGGCAAGGAGTCTCCTCACAAGCAATTGATAAGGACCAATGTTCCCTCTAATGAGCAGATAGCATCTTTGAATCTGGAAGATGGTCAAAATATGATAACTTTCAGTTTCTCTACCAGGGTTCTAGGAACACAACGGGTATGTTAATCATGTAGCATTTAAAACTTGCAATATGCAGATGGTAGCCAGTAGGATTGGATTTTGTATATTCTTATTGCTAATACCACATTTACGTTTAACAGGTTGATGCTCGTATTTACTTGTGGAAGTGGAATGCACGAATTGTAATTTCAGATGTTGATGGGACAATAACCAAGTTCGTATAGTAAATCTTATATTAGGCTGCTAAATATGTTTTTTACTGGAACTTCCTATAAGTTGATGAAGATGCTGCTATTTATGATGTTCTTTTCCCTGTCTACTTCCTCTATTTTGTATTAGATTTGACCCCAAGAGATGACGAGCCCAAATGCCTGACCATAGCTTCCACACACATTATTTCTTTTAGACTTTTCACTTCTCAGTTTATACACAAGTCATTAAAGTTGTCATATTACCACCAAGGCTTCCATGAGGGTGTTTCCTCTTATGTGGTCTCCTTTCATGGTTTTATTCATATAGATTCTAACTCCTATTCTTTTTGGAATATTACGCTTTGGCAGAATGAGTATTTTATTTGTCATGTGCCTTGTTGTACATTATACTGACAGGCATCCAGTACAAATCATTAACAATTTTAGTTTCAATTGTATAGCCATGATGCCTTAATTTGTGATGTAGTCAAGGACACCAAGGGACTCTTTTTGCATTGTAATCACCTCTAAGCAGGGCTTAAGGTTCTTGCTGATAGGTTGAAACGTTCTATTATAAGTGGTGTTCTTTGTTTATAATTGTCTTTGTACATGGGGGGCAATTTTATTTGTCCTGATGCTTGCATATAAGATTTCAATGGGAAAAACATTTTTGCTTGATCTCCTGGTTGCTTTATCATAACTAGACCTTTTGATAGAAGTTGGAAATATAAACATATCTGGTGATATGGAATAGAAGTCACTAATATGGTATTAAGTAAAGATTGTGGAACTAATGACTTAGCTGAgggaaaaataacattttatatgGAAAGAAGAAACCCTTCCTCTATAATGACTTCTACTTTTAAAAGTATTAGCATTCTTGTCAAATCGATTTATGATGAAACCTATAACTTTGAATGTCTTCCAATTAACAATAGGTTTTGTGACGTGCATTACCTTGACCATTTGTTTTTCTTCGTTTCCAGGTCTGATGTTTTAGGCCAATTCATGCCTTTAGTTGGAAGGGATTGGACTCAATCTGGGGTCGCTAAACTTTTCTCGGCAATTAAGGTACGCCTTTGTCTAACTTTTAACTTTCCCAAATCCTCATTTGATTTGTGTCTGACTCCCAAGTCTTTTAATCTTACCAAAGTTTGTAGGAGCCA
Above is a genomic segment from Corylus avellana chromosome ca9, CavTom2PMs-1.0 containing:
- the LOC132191475 gene encoding phosphatidate phosphatase PAH1, which codes for MNVVGRVGSLISQGVYSVATPFHPFGGAVDVIVVQQPDGTFLSTPWYVRFGKFQGVLKGAEKIVRIAVNGVEANFHMYLDNSGEAYFIKEVDAGKGSETNGVVKDSDNLVVTGEDSIVGDNNKDSSNDKIDDIHRLEHSVSDSEVVRLRDESVSLYADRIERVESDVERRFYEFKDEHSPLEGSVELSEYGSNRYESLDGEDFVEAQCSDSEVILVSVDGHVLTAPISASEQNTENVQLSIPQFHLGPGEGTEFCEGNEEFGSGEDVWAADYINKLSASTANVASDDVCSINNDDNAIGRQLEVCEGVGEHVCQSQEAPGISDQEGEILVQSDSEEVSANNKREDVFKSCLELSKLTKQVANADLNDVISSLDVSEQKSQESSPVAGEDKDEGVVESRKDYDLSASGSSSSLGNGASPGLQVGVESVEKNASGAQHMVSDSISVHSVTNGSESKGKNFSTSAAFEGIDNSPLRTVLEDECSKSELVEPQTEASSEGIQTHSSIRFEISLCRNELHPGMGLDAAAEAFDAHRISEEEFKNSAVSLIRNENLIIRFRESYLQWEKAAPLVLGMAAFGLELPVEHKDTIPVGTPQPRDDDSGNPASPASSGRRWLWPFRRVKTLDHASSNASSEEVFVDSESGNLQALSIMTSHDGKESPHKQLIRTNVPSNEQIASLNLEDGQNMITFSFSTRVLGTQRVDARIYLWKWNARIVISDVDGTITKSDVLGQFMPLVGRDWTQSGVAKLFSAIKENGYQLLFLSARAIVQAYLTRSFLLNLKQDGKTLPNGPVVISPDGLFPSLYREVIRRAPHEFKIACLEDIRKLFPSDYNPFYAGFGNRETDELSYRRIGIPKGKIFIINPKGEVATSHRIDVKSYTSLHTLVNDMFPPTSLVEQEDFNSWNFWRVPVPDIDLLGQ